The Niabella beijingensis genomic interval ATACAAATACACGGAGTTTGCTAAGGATCATTATATTGAAGAAAAACTTGCCAGAAAAATTGTTGGCCATCAAGGCTATGCAATGACGATTGAAACTCTTGAAAAAATTTGCAATGCAAGAGACTTAACGCTCGAAGAGTTTTTTAAATTAATTAAAAGGTAAAGCACTCGCTATTCTTCATTAAGTGACCAGAGGACTCGTGAGACAGGTAGGTACCAGCTATGGGTCGTACCTATGGCACTCCTGCGCTCTGTAGCATGTTATAACTCCCGGAATAAATTCCGGAATTGTAAGAATATCCAGGCCGATGGCCTTTACTGAATCCATGCCCCTGGTCAGAAAAAA includes:
- a CDS encoding helix-turn-helix transcriptional regulator, which produces MKELKFVINQYIIDHWFRDYKYPNGKYKYTEFAKDHYIEEKLARKIVGHQGYAMTIETLEKICNARDLTLEEFFKLIKR